The Haloferax volcanii DS2 DNA segment CACCGAGAGCGTCACGTCCGCCATCTCGGGGTTGGAGACGCGTTCGAACGAGAGGTTCGCGGGCGCGACGCCGTCGGCCCCGCCCTCGTAGTACGACAGCGCGTGGTCGATTTCGGCCTCGTGGGTCGCCCGCTCGCCGGGCGAGACGTTCGAGAGGTCGACGTGGACCGCGACGGTTCGCTCGCGGAAGGGCGACTCCCGCTCGCCGGCGTCCGGTTCCGGCAGTCGCGTCGTCTCGACGCGCTCGGACAGCACGGGAAACGCGTCGGCGTCGTCGTGGGTCAGCCCGAGTAGGTGGCCGAACTCGTGTTTCAGAACCATCTGGGTCGTCTCGTCGTCGTAGCCGACGGCGACGACCACCGTGACCGGCTCCGTCGGCGCGGTCGGGTCGTCGCCGTCCAAGAGGGGCGCACAGCCGACCGCGTCCGCGCCGGCGTCGTCGCCGCAGCCGTCGATTCGCTCGACGACCGAGACGGTCACGTCCGGGTCCGAACTGTTCGGTCTCACGACGAACGCCGGGTCGTAGGCGACCGCCGACGCGTTCGCCCGCCAGTAGTCGACCGCCGATTCGACGAGCGAGGCGTAGTCGCGGCCGTCCGCGGGCGCGTCGACGCCGACGACGACGGGCGCGTGCCCCCACGGGTTGTCGGCGGTGTCGGCGGGACGCGTCTCCGACGCCGACGACCCGGTTCCGCCGACGGCGGCCGAGACGGCTCCGTTGTCGCCGTCGCTCGCGTCGGCCGACGGGGCACCGAGAGCAGCGTCTACGACCGGCGGTGACGGCGATGAGGACGTACACCCCGAGAGTACCACGAGCAGGACGAGCGCGAGCGCGAGCGGGGCGATTCCGCGGTCGGCGGCGGGCGACACGTTACTCGTCGGCGTCGCGCTTCGCCGCGGCGGCTTCCAGCGTGTCCAGCGAGATGGTGTTCGGGAGGAGTTCGCCCAGCGTGTACTCGGCCACGTCGTCGCCGCCGAGGTCGCAGACGACCGGGAGGTCCTCGTCGCAGAACTCCGCGAGCGTCTGGCGGCACATCCCGCAGGGGGTGACGCCGTCGCGCGCCCCCGAGGTGACGACGAGGCGGTCGAACTCGGTGTGACCGTTCTTCACGGCCTCCGCGACGGCGACTTCCTCGGCGTGGAGGCTGTTGGAGTAGTTCGCGTTCTCGATGTTACAGCCGACGTAGACCTCGCCGTCGGCGGTCCTGAGCGCCGCTCCGACGGTGTACTCAGAGTAGGGAACGTAGGCGTTGTCGAGCGCTTCGCGGGCGCGTTCGACGAGTGCTTCGGGCATTGGGCGCTCATTCGCGTGGGGTGGCTTAGTTCGTTCGGCTCCCCGAGACTGTCGCCTCGGCCGGCAGACGCTGGCGGCGGCTCCGGGGGGCACCGCCAATCGCGTCGTCCCGCAAGCGACTATACGGCGCGGCCCTAACGCGGCGTCGTGAACGACACATCCGGCGGACGACGAATCCTGCTCCTCGTCGGCGCGAGCGTCGTAGTCATCTCGGGCATCCTCGGCCTCTTCATCGGTGAGAACGGCGGCCAAGTCGCCGCCGAGATATCGCTGTTCGGCGTCCTCTCGCTGCCGACAAGTCCCCTCGCCTTCAGCCTCTACGGGATGGTGCTCTCGGCCGCTCTCCTCGGGGTGCTGTTCGGACTCGTCGAGTACGCCTCGCGCGTGGAGAACGCGCGGTAAGTCGGCGTCGCTCGCCGCGGACGCGGGGGCGTATCGACCGTGGAACCCCGACCGGAAGGCGGACCGTTTTTGCTCGTCGGGCCCCGACGGACCCGCATGGACGCGCCCTCGTCGACCACGACCTCGGACGCCTCGGCCGGCGACGCCTCACCCGGCCCGCTCCCGGAAGAGACGGGCGGCAAGAACCGCAAGCGCGCCGCGCTGGCGACCGCGCCGTTCCTCGCGCTCGGACTGGCCGACGTGGTACTCATCCTCCTGCAAGGGCTCGAACCGCTCTGGGGCTTCGCCATCCTCCCGCCGATTCTGTTTTGTAGCGTGCTGACCTGGATCGTCTTCAGCACCGACTTCCTCGACGACCGGACCTGAGTCGGACCCGGCTCAGCGCCGCAGATTCGTCGAGTACTTCGTCGGCGTCTCCTCGTCGTAGCCGAAGTCCTCGGCGGTCAGTTCGGGTTCGGCGTCCCCGGCGCTCGCGGGCGCGGCGGCCTTGAACCGCTCGCGGAGGCGCTCGGGCATCGAAAACGCCTCGCGGTCGAGTCGGAGCGCGATGGCGTCGCCGTCGGCTTCCCTGACCCGGTCGAGTCGCTGCCGCGGCCCCTCGGGGAGGTCCTCGGCGTCGACCGCCTCGAAGCCGAACTGCGCGCAGTAGCCGTGGTCCGAGGTGAAGCCGTAGACGGTGTCGAAGTCTTCGGCGGCGGCGCGGTCGACCAGTCGCTCGACGACGTGCGCGCCGACGCCCTGTCCGCGCCACCGCTCCGAGACGCCGACGCAGGTGAGTTCGCAGAACGGCTCGTCGGTCTTGTGGACCCGGATGCGCCCGAAGCCCGCCTTCTCGCCGGACTCCTCGTCGAGCGCGATGACGTAATCGCGGGACCGGAAGGAGCCGTCGTCGAGTCCGAGTTCGTCCAGCGAGTCGAGCAACCAGACCTCGTCTCGGTTCTTCGCGTCTCGGACGTACATGTCTACCCCTAGCACACCGGCCGACAAAAACGCCTCGGGCCGGGCCGCCGATGGCCGTCGCGTCCGTCGAACTCAACGAAAGAACAGTAAAGATTCATGGTTCCGGTCGCGGTAGCTCGGTTCATGGACGTACCCGACACCGACACCGTGGTGCACGAACCGGACCCGGCGTTCGTCGAGGACGCCAACGTCACCCGCTTCATGCGGGAACACGACATCGAGGACTACGACGAGCTCATCGAGCGAACGACGACCGAGGTGCCGGGCGTCGGTGCCTCGGGCGTCGAGTGGTTCTGGGACGAGCTCGTCGACTACCTCGACGTTGACTTCTACGAGGAGTACGACGCGGTCCGCGACGACTCGGAGGGGCCGCAGTTCTCCCGCTGGTACCCCGGCGGCGAGATAAACGTCGCCCACAACACCCTCGACCGCCACGCCGCGGTCGGTTCCGGGAACCGGAACCGCGTCGCCTGCATCTGGGAGGGCGAAGGCGGCGAGGTCGTCCAGCGGACCTACCACGACCTCTACCGCGAGGCCAACCGCGTCGCCAACGTCCTCGAATCGTACGGCGTCGAGACCGGCGATACCGTCGGGCTCTACATGCCGATGGTCCCCGAGGTCATCTCTATCCTCTACGGCTGTTTCAAGGTCGGCGCGATAGCCGTCCCCATCTTCTCCGGCTTCGGCGTCGACGCCACCGCGACCCGCCTCGCAGACCCCGAGTGCTCGGTGCTTTTCACCGCCGACGGCTTCTACCGCCGCGGCTCCGAGGTCCGACTGAAACCGACCGCCGACGAGGCCATCGAGGAAGCGGGCTGCGTCGAGAACGTCGTCGTCTACCGGCGGTTCGGTGACGAGGGCGATGAGAGCGACGCCGACGTGCCGTGGACCGAGGGCCGCGACGAGTGGTGGGGCGACACCGTCGGCGCGGCCGACTCCGAGTACGAAACCAAACGCCTGCCGTCGGACGCCGAGTCGATGCTGCTGTACTCCTCGGGAACGACCGGCAAGCCGAAAGGCATCGTCCACACCCACGCGGGCGTCCAGATGCAGACCGCCAAGGAGATTCACTTCGGCTTCGACCAGAAGCCCGAAGACCGCTTCTTCTGGGTCTCCGACATCGGCTGGATGATGGGCCCGTGGACGCTCATCGGTAACCACACCTTCGCCGGCACCATCTTCATGTACGAGGGCGCGCCAGACTACCCGAACCCGGACCGCTTCTGGGAGATGATAGAGCGCCACCGCATCACCACCTTCGGCATCTCGCCGACGGCCATCCGAGCCCTGCGGAAGTACGGCGACGAGGAGGTCGAGAAACACGACCTGTCGA contains these protein-coding regions:
- the cdd gene encoding cytidine deaminase; translation: MPEALVERAREALDNAYVPYSEYTVGAALRTADGEVYVGCNIENANYSNSLHAEEVAVAEAVKNGHTEFDRLVVTSGARDGVTPCGMCRQTLAEFCDEDLPVVCDLGGDDVAEYTLGELLPNTISLDTLEAAAAKRDADE
- a CDS encoding DUF7520 family protein, which produces MNDTSGGRRILLLVGASVVVISGILGLFIGENGGQVAAEISLFGVLSLPTSPLAFSLYGMVLSAALLGVLFGLVEYASRVENAR
- a CDS encoding GNAT family N-acetyltransferase; the protein is MYVRDAKNRDEVWLLDSLDELGLDDGSFRSRDYVIALDEESGEKAGFGRIRVHKTDEPFCELTCVGVSERWRGQGVGAHVVERLVDRAAAEDFDTVYGFTSDHGYCAQFGFEAVDAEDLPEGPRQRLDRVREADGDAIALRLDREAFSMPERLRERFKAAAPASAGDAEPELTAEDFGYDEETPTKYSTNLRR
- a CDS encoding AMP-binding protein encodes the protein MDVPDTDTVVHEPDPAFVEDANVTRFMREHDIEDYDELIERTTTEVPGVGASGVEWFWDELVDYLDVDFYEEYDAVRDDSEGPQFSRWYPGGEINVAHNTLDRHAAVGSGNRNRVACIWEGEGGEVVQRTYHDLYREANRVANVLESYGVETGDTVGLYMPMVPEVISILYGCFKVGAIAVPIFSGFGVDATATRLADPECSVLFTADGFYRRGSEVRLKPTADEAIEEAGCVENVVVYRRFGDEGDESDADVPWTEGRDEWWGDTVGAADSEYETKRLPSDAESMLLYSSGTTGKPKGIVHTHAGVQMQTAKEIHFGFDQKPEDRFFWVSDIGWMMGPWTLIGNHTFAGTIFMYEGAPDYPNPDRFWEMIERHRITTFGISPTAIRALRKYGDEEVEKHDLSSLRLLGSTGEPWDPESWQWFYEHVGGGEAPIINISGGTEICGCFLMPMPTQPLKPCSLGGPGLGMDIDIADSSGESIADSHERGFLVARDSCPSMTKSLWEGDDRYLDTYWSSWDGLWDHGDWAQKDEDGFWFLHGRADDALNVAGRKVGPAEVEGALIEHDAVNQAAAVGVPDDTTGTAVVAYVVLEDGIDESDDLREELRGVVGDELGKPFRPREILFVDEFPKTQSGKIIRRAIASIYAGEDLGDMSSIENPESLEKIENAS